The following are encoded in a window of Prochlorococcus marinus CUG1417 genomic DNA:
- the fba gene encoding class II fructose-bisphosphate aldolase (catalyzes the reversible aldol condensation of dihydroxyacetonephosphate and glyceraldehyde 3-phosphate in the Calvin cycle, glycolysis, and/or gluconeogenesis): protein MALVPLRLLLDHAAENGYGIPAFNVNNLEQVQAIMEAAYETDSPVILQASRGARNYAGEIFLRHLILAATETYPNIPVVMHQDHGNEPSTCYSAAINGFTSVMMDGSLEADAKTPASYEYNVEVTKKVVDFAHSVGVSVEGELGCLGSLETGKGEAEDGHGFEGELSTDMLLTDPEEAADFVAKTKVDALAIAIGTSHGAYKFTRKPTGEVLAISRIAEIHKAIPNTHLVMHGSSSVPQEWLDIINKYGGEIPQTYGVPVEEIQEGIRNGVRKVNIDTDNRLAFTAAVREAAFADKANFDPRHFNKPARKYMKQVCLDRYKQFWCEGQASKIKQNSTNYFADLYAKGDLDPKVKATV, encoded by the coding sequence ATGGCCCTCGTTCCACTAAGACTACTTTTAGATCACGCTGCTGAGAATGGTTACGGTATTCCAGCTTTCAATGTTAATAATCTTGAGCAAGTTCAAGCAATCATGGAAGCAGCATATGAAACTGATAGTCCAGTTATCCTCCAAGCTTCAAGAGGGGCAAGAAATTATGCAGGAGAAATTTTCTTACGTCATCTAATCCTTGCCGCTACAGAAACATATCCAAATATTCCAGTGGTAATGCACCAAGACCATGGTAATGAGCCATCAACATGCTATTCAGCAGCAATAAATGGTTTCACATCAGTAATGATGGATGGTTCTCTAGAGGCAGATGCAAAAACACCTGCTAGTTATGAATATAATGTTGAAGTTACTAAAAAAGTAGTAGATTTTGCTCATTCAGTTGGAGTAAGTGTCGAAGGAGAGTTGGGTTGCTTAGGTTCATTAGAAACAGGAAAAGGTGAGGCAGAAGATGGTCATGGATTTGAAGGTGAACTTTCTACTGATATGCTTTTGACTGATCCTGAAGAAGCGGCAGATTTTGTAGCTAAAACAAAAGTTGATGCATTAGCAATTGCTATAGGTACAAGTCATGGTGCATATAAATTCACAAGGAAACCTACAGGAGAAGTTCTTGCAATAAGCAGAATTGCTGAAATCCATAAAGCAATTCCAAATACACATCTTGTAATGCATGGATCTAGTTCAGTGCCTCAGGAATGGTTGGATATCATTAACAAATATGGTGGTGAAATTCCTCAAACATATGGTGTTCCTGTTGAAGAGATTCAAGAGGGAATAAGAAATGGAGTTAGGAAAGTGAACATTGATACCGATAACAGGCTTGCATTCACTGCCGCGGTCAGAGAGGCCGCATTTGCTGATAAGGCAAACTTTGACCCAAGACATTTCAACAAGCCTGCTAGAAAATATATGAAGCAAGTTTGTCTTGATAGATACAAGCAGTTCTGGTGCGAAGGTCAAGCAAGTAAGATCAAACAAAATAGCACTAATTATTTTGCTGATCTTTACGCAAAAGGCGATTTAGATCCAAAAGTAAAAGCTACTGTTTAA
- a CDS encoding Gfo/Idh/MocA family protein produces MNTKNKKLKIAIAGLGFGKKVHLEALKHSDHLTPVAIYHYEKKQKSILEKETGLDFFHNWEDLVKSPKIDGIIIATPPESRFKLAKQALENNKNLFLEKPVSISSSEIEELQRLSLINNLSVCVDFEYRAVPLFLQTKKLIDENILGDIYLVKLDWLMGSRSDPKRSWNWYSLEEKGGGVIGALGTHAFDMLNWFFGEAISVTGKLATSIKKRPLPNSSDLNDVTSEDVCLANIEISNYSSNLIPCQVSLSSISKNGRGFSLEIYGSEGSLILKSENQKDYVHGFNLKYSNSENKIQNLTADSSFNFEKTWTDGRIAPVLRIQNLWAESIFNKTPIIPGLCEGLASHKVCEAIRESSKSGLNIKI; encoded by the coding sequence ATGAATACAAAAAATAAAAAATTAAAAATAGCAATCGCTGGACTGGGGTTTGGGAAAAAAGTTCATTTAGAGGCATTAAAGCATTCTGATCACTTAACTCCTGTAGCTATTTATCATTACGAGAAAAAGCAAAAATCGATATTAGAAAAAGAAACGGGCTTAGATTTTTTTCATAATTGGGAAGACTTAGTTAAATCTCCAAAAATTGATGGAATTATTATTGCCACCCCTCCTGAATCAAGATTCAAGTTAGCGAAACAAGCTCTTGAGAATAATAAAAATTTGTTCTTAGAAAAACCCGTTTCAATATCCTCCTCAGAAATTGAAGAGCTTCAAAGATTATCTTTGATAAATAATTTAAGCGTATGTGTTGATTTTGAATATAGAGCAGTACCTCTTTTCCTTCAGACAAAAAAACTTATTGATGAAAATATCTTAGGAGATATATATTTAGTCAAATTAGATTGGTTAATGGGCAGTAGATCCGATCCCAAAAGATCCTGGAATTGGTATTCATTGGAAGAAAAAGGTGGAGGAGTTATTGGCGCCTTGGGTACTCATGCATTCGATATGTTGAATTGGTTTTTTGGAGAAGCAATAAGCGTGACTGGCAAGTTAGCAACATCAATAAAAAAAAGACCTTTACCTAATTCATCTGATTTAAATGATGTTACTAGTGAAGATGTATGTTTAGCGAATATAGAAATATCAAACTACAGCTCGAATCTTATTCCATGTCAGGTATCATTATCATCGATTTCTAAAAACGGTAGAGGTTTTAGTTTAGAAATATATGGAAGCGAAGGTTCACTTATTCTTAAAAGCGAGAACCAAAAAGATTATGTCCATGGTTTTAATTTGAAATATTCAAACAGCGAAAATAAAATACAAAATCTAACTGCAGATTCAAGTTTTAATTTCGAAAAAACATGGACTGATGGGAGGATAGCTCCAGTTTTGAGAATTCAAAATTTATGGGCTGAGAGTATTTTTAATAAAACACCTATCATTCCAGGCTTATGCGAAGGACTTGCTAGTCATAAAGTTTGCGAAGCCATAAGAGAATCGTCGAAGAGCGGGTTAAATATAAAAATATAG
- a CDS encoding uracil phosphoribosyltransferase, whose protein sequence is MAMSLKVIVPPHPLIKHWLSILREKNTPNILYSTGYEQLGKWLTYEALRNWLPYKKEIVNTDNGDADGFFINNDYPIKVLAMLPEGLSLWFGSKEVIPNSTLSLGELPKTIESNEGVIFYSEQITTKSATLETLIKLKELGVDSNRILLITAICSNKGLNEIAKLFPNQVIYTSCIDEEDEKTKSLRPGIGNPLLRLSTIFQDKN, encoded by the coding sequence ATGGCAATGTCATTAAAGGTTATTGTTCCTCCTCATCCATTAATAAAACATTGGCTTTCAATACTGCGAGAAAAAAATACTCCAAATATTTTGTACTCAACAGGATATGAGCAATTAGGGAAATGGCTTACATATGAAGCATTACGAAATTGGCTGCCATATAAAAAAGAAATAGTAAATACTGATAATGGGGACGCAGATGGATTCTTTATTAATAATGATTATCCAATAAAAGTGCTCGCAATGTTGCCCGAAGGGTTATCTCTTTGGTTTGGATCTAAAGAAGTAATTCCTAATTCAACCCTCTCATTAGGAGAACTTCCTAAAACTATTGAATCAAATGAAGGAGTCATATTTTATTCAGAACAAATAACAACAAAATCAGCAACATTAGAAACTTTAATTAAATTAAAGGAATTAGGTGTTGATTCAAATAGGATTCTTTTAATAACTGCTATTTGCTCAAATAAAGGGTTAAATGAAATTGCGAAATTATTCCCTAATCAGGTAATTTACACTTCTTGCATAGATGAGGAAGACGAAAAAACAAAATCATTACGACCGGGGATTGGGAATCCTTTATTGCGTTTAAGTACTATATTTCAAGATAAGAACTAA
- the purS gene encoding phosphoribosylformylglycinamidine synthase subunit PurS: MDQFAAKVFIRLRPSVLDPAGEATKSASIKLGAEGIKSLRIGKMIEVKIEGNGEKDVREKIDLLCDRLFANTVIEDYEYSLEKL; encoded by the coding sequence TTGGACCAATTTGCTGCAAAAGTTTTTATAAGACTAAGACCCTCAGTCTTGGATCCAGCAGGAGAAGCTACCAAATCTGCCTCTATAAAACTTGGAGCCGAGGGAATAAAATCATTACGTATAGGAAAAATGATTGAGGTAAAAATAGAAGGTAATGGTGAAAAGGACGTAAGAGAAAAAATTGATTTATTGTGTGACAGGTTATTTGCAAATACTGTTATTGAAGATTATGAGTATTCACTAGAAAAACTATAA
- the purQ gene encoding phosphoribosylformylglycinamidine synthase subunit PurQ: protein MDNFIVGVVVFPGSNCDRDVSWALEGCLDIRTKYLWHESSDLSDVDAIVLPGGFSYGDYLRCGAIARFSPLINALDEFVKSGKRVLGICNGFQILTESGFLPGALVANKNLNFICDDVELDIVSSKGGWFKNEDEKQTIKLPIAHGEGRYHCDSDTLKKLVDNELIALRYKNNPNGSSFDIAGITNEKGNVLGLMPHPERACDETIGGTDGLFTLKSLILK, encoded by the coding sequence ATGGATAATTTTATTGTAGGAGTTGTTGTCTTCCCTGGTTCTAATTGTGATCGAGATGTTTCATGGGCATTGGAAGGTTGTTTAGATATAAGAACAAAATACTTGTGGCATGAGTCATCAGATTTAAGTGATGTGGATGCAATAGTTTTACCTGGAGGATTTAGCTATGGTGATTATTTAAGATGCGGAGCAATTGCGAGATTCTCTCCATTAATAAATGCCTTGGATGAGTTCGTTAAAAGTGGGAAAAGAGTTTTAGGAATTTGTAATGGGTTTCAAATTTTGACAGAATCAGGATTTTTGCCTGGCGCTCTTGTTGCAAATAAAAATCTTAATTTTATCTGTGATGACGTTGAATTGGATATCGTTTCTTCAAAAGGAGGTTGGTTTAAAAATGAAGATGAAAAACAAACTATTAAGTTGCCAATAGCGCATGGGGAGGGAAGATATCATTGTGATTCTGATACTTTAAAAAAACTTGTAGATAATGAATTGATTGCTTTGAGATATAAAAATAATCCCAATGGATCCTCATTCGATATCGCAGGCATAACTAATGAAAAGGGAAATGTTCTAGGTTTAATGCCTCATCCTGAAAGAGCATGTGACGAGACAATTGGTGGGACTGATGGTCTCTTTACATTAAAATCATTAATATTGAAATAA
- a CDS encoding pentapeptide repeat-containing protein: MIKSIVFPSLKNALITLLFVGILFFNSVNSAWAKRPPEIRNQQDLNLEPDMHGQDLSGNEYVKFDLNGFNFSESNLEGAVFNNSKLQNSKFNGANLRDALAYATDFTDADLSDVNFTNALLMESNFEGAKIDGADFTDAVLSRTQQKQLCAIANGTNSSTGESTEYSLGC, translated from the coding sequence ATGATTAAATCAATTGTTTTCCCCTCACTAAAGAATGCATTAATTACTTTGTTGTTCGTTGGGATTTTATTTTTTAATTCTGTAAATTCTGCATGGGCTAAAAGACCTCCTGAGATTAGAAACCAGCAAGACCTTAATTTAGAGCCAGATATGCATGGTCAAGATTTAAGTGGTAACGAATATGTTAAGTTTGATTTGAATGGGTTTAATTTCAGTGAAAGTAATTTAGAAGGCGCGGTGTTCAATAACAGTAAATTGCAAAATTCAAAGTTTAATGGAGCCAATTTAAGAGATGCACTAGCTTATGCAACGGATTTTACAGATGCAGATCTTTCGGATGTTAATTTTACAAATGCTTTATTGATGGAGAGTAATTTTGAAGGAGCAAAAATAGATGGTGCTGATTTTACTGATGCTGTTCTTAGTCGTACACAACAAAAACAATTATGTGCGATTGCTAATGGCACAAATAGTTCTACAGGAGAGAGTACAGAATATAGCTTAGGGTGTTAA
- the accD gene encoding acetyl-CoA carboxylase, carboxyltransferase subunit beta: MSLIDWFAARRKDQFVGKVSQDTDEGDGLWVKCSECSQVAYRKDLISNFNVCSNCGHHNRINSDERINIIADKNSFKEFDSSLSPTDPLGFKDRRSYADRIKESQAGTGLRDGVITGFCSVNTMPLALAVMDFRFMGGSMGSVVGEKITRIIERATLENYPILIVCASGGARMQEGMLSLMQMAKISGALKKHKEKNLLYMPLLTHPTTGGVTASFAMLGDLILAEPKALIGFAGRRVIEQTLREKLPDNFQTAEYLLEHGFVDVIVKRKDLKTTLTKILKIHGVKELAEANI; the protein is encoded by the coding sequence GTGTCATTAATCGACTGGTTTGCCGCAAGGCGTAAAGATCAATTTGTTGGGAAAGTTTCCCAAGATACTGATGAAGGAGATGGTTTGTGGGTTAAATGTTCAGAGTGTTCGCAAGTAGCCTATAGAAAAGACCTAATTTCAAATTTCAATGTTTGTAGTAATTGTGGTCACCATAATAGAATTAATAGTGATGAAAGGATAAATATAATTGCTGATAAAAATTCATTCAAAGAATTTGATAGTTCACTAAGTCCTACAGATCCTTTAGGTTTTAAAGATAGAAGGTCTTATGCTGATCGAATTAAGGAAAGTCAAGCAGGTACAGGTTTAAGAGATGGTGTCATAACAGGTTTTTGTTCAGTAAATACAATGCCTTTAGCATTAGCTGTTATGGATTTTAGGTTTATGGGAGGATCTATGGGTTCAGTAGTTGGTGAAAAAATTACAAGGATAATTGAGAGAGCAACTTTAGAAAATTACCCAATTCTTATTGTTTGTGCATCAGGTGGGGCAAGGATGCAAGAAGGTATGTTAAGTCTCATGCAAATGGCAAAAATTTCTGGAGCACTAAAAAAACATAAAGAGAAAAATCTCCTATATATGCCATTGTTAACTCATCCAACCACTGGAGGGGTAACAGCTAGCTTTGCGATGTTAGGTGATTTGATTTTGGCGGAACCTAAAGCACTTATTGGATTTGCGGGAAGAAGGGTTATTGAACAAACATTAAGAGAAAAATTACCCGATAATTTTCAAACAGCTGAATATCTTCTTGAGCATGGTTTTGTTGATGTAATAGTGAAAAGGAAAGATCTCAAGACTACTTTGACTAAAATTTTAAAGATCCATGGAGTAAAAGAACTTGCAGAAGCAAATATATAA
- a CDS encoding phosphoribulokinase has product MSKRHPVVAVTGSSGAGTSTVKRAFEHIFAREDIVPAVVEGDSYHRFERMPMKKAMAEALAKGENFSHFGPEANLFDKLEELFKIYGETGGGKKRYYLHSLEEAEEHNTRLGTSLEPGQFTPWEDIPEGTDVLFYEGLHGGVEGDGYNVASYADLLVGVVPITNLEWIQKIHRDNAERGYSAETIVDTILRRMPDYINHICPQFSKTDINFQRIPTIDTSNPFICRNIPTPDESFVIIHFRKGAREKWGIDFQYLLGMINDSFMSSPTSIVVNGGKMGFAMELILTPIIHKMIEEKNK; this is encoded by the coding sequence ATGTCAAAACGTCATCCAGTAGTCGCTGTAACAGGATCTTCAGGAGCAGGAACAAGTACAGTAAAAAGAGCCTTTGAGCATATTTTTGCCAGAGAAGATATTGTTCCCGCAGTTGTAGAAGGCGATAGTTACCACAGATTTGAAAGAATGCCTATGAAAAAAGCTATGGCAGAGGCTCTTGCAAAAGGTGAAAATTTCTCTCATTTTGGTCCAGAGGCTAATCTTTTTGACAAGTTAGAAGAACTTTTTAAAATCTATGGTGAAACTGGAGGAGGAAAGAAAAGATATTATCTACATAGTCTTGAAGAAGCAGAAGAACATAACACAAGACTTGGAACATCCCTAGAACCTGGGCAATTTACTCCATGGGAAGATATTCCTGAAGGGACAGACGTACTTTTTTATGAAGGTTTGCATGGCGGGGTAGAAGGTGATGGATACAATGTGGCGTCTTATGCTGATTTACTTGTTGGCGTTGTTCCAATAACAAATTTAGAGTGGATTCAAAAAATCCATAGAGATAACGCAGAAAGAGGTTACTCAGCGGAAACCATTGTGGATACGATATTGAGAAGAATGCCTGATTATATAAATCATATCTGCCCACAATTCAGCAAAACCGATATTAATTTCCAAAGAATACCCACAATTGACACTTCAAATCCTTTCATATGCAGAAATATCCCAACTCCTGATGAGAGCTTTGTGATCATACATTTCAGAAAGGGGGCAAGAGAGAAATGGGGTATTGATTTTCAATACTTGCTTGGAATGATTAACGATTCATTTATGTCAAGTCCAACAAGTATCGTTGTAAATGGTGGAAAAATGGGTTTCGCAATGGAGCTAATTCTTACTCCAATAATTCATAAAATGATTGAGGAGAAAAATAAATAA
- a CDS encoding GTP-binding protein, whose product MKKKIPVIVVSGFLGSGKTTFLRYLLKESNKKFGLIINEFGDVGIDGDLIKSCDKCDESEDDCIIELNNGCLCCTVQDDFVPSIKALLEFNPSIESIIIETSGLALPIPLIQALNWPEIRSSIYLDIVVGIVNGESMLNGSPINDLNKITKQYNETDKIDHNASIDELFEEQLEVSDIVLVSRSDILNDDQFDVVKHRIQGSLNSSTPVLKSNNGKIDLNYLFDFNFKKETYKEFLTEEHDHNHVELVSDSIKLSYFLEKNNFEKEMSKILDELNILRIKGRIWIPNKSLPLQIQIVGKKINTWFEEAPDNCWRPNDNAGLELVIISFDEKSIKTFNRKIKEKFKILSEPKIAI is encoded by the coding sequence ATGAAAAAAAAAATACCAGTTATCGTTGTTTCAGGATTTCTTGGTTCAGGTAAAACAACTTTTCTAAGATATCTATTAAAAGAGAGTAATAAAAAATTTGGTTTAATAATAAATGAATTTGGGGATGTTGGAATTGACGGTGATTTGATTAAAAGTTGTGATAAATGTGATGAATCTGAAGACGACTGCATAATCGAATTAAACAATGGATGTTTATGTTGTACTGTTCAAGATGATTTTGTTCCATCAATAAAAGCTCTCCTAGAATTTAATCCTTCTATCGAATCAATAATTATCGAAACAAGTGGCTTGGCACTACCAATTCCCTTAATTCAAGCACTTAACTGGCCTGAGATCAGGTCTTCCATCTACCTTGATATTGTTGTTGGTATCGTTAATGGAGAATCAATGCTTAATGGTTCACCAATTAATGATTTAAATAAAATAACAAAACAATATAATGAAACAGATAAAATTGATCACAACGCCAGTATAGATGAACTTTTTGAGGAGCAACTAGAAGTTTCTGATATCGTTTTAGTCTCTAGATCAGATATCTTAAATGATGATCAGTTTGACGTTGTAAAACATAGAATTCAAGGAAGTCTAAACTCATCTACACCAGTCCTTAAATCCAATAATGGCAAAATTGATTTGAACTATCTATTTGATTTTAATTTTAAAAAAGAGACTTATAAAGAATTTTTAACTGAAGAACATGACCATAATCATGTTGAACTTGTATCAGATTCAATAAAATTAAGTTATTTCCTTGAAAAAAATAACTTTGAAAAGGAGATGTCAAAAATCTTGGATGAATTAAACATTCTTCGAATAAAAGGACGTATTTGGATACCAAACAAATCATTGCCTTTACAAATACAAATTGTTGGAAAGAAAATTAATACTTGGTTTGAAGAAGCTCCAGACAATTGTTGGAGACCAAATGATAATGCTGGGCTTGAATTAGTAATAATTTCCTTTGATGAAAAATCTATAAAAACTTTCAATAGAAAAATTAAAGAGAAATTTAAGATTTTAAGTGAACCAAAAATAGCAATTTGA